One window of the Klebsiella oxytoca genome contains the following:
- the purK gene encoding 5-(carboxyamino)imidazole ribonucleotide synthase, which produces MKQVCVLGNGQLGRMLRQAGEPLGIAVWPVGLEADPQAVPVQQSVITAEIERWPETALTRELARHAAFVNRDVFPIIADRLTQKQLFDKLALATAPWQLLADKSEWPAVFARLGELAIVKRRVGGYDGRGQWRLRENETAQLPDDNYGECIVEQGINFSGEVSLVGARAQDGTTVFYPLTRNLHQDGILRASVAFPQANARQQAQAEQMLSAIMSELNYVGVMAMECFVTADGLLINELAPRVHNSGHWTQNGASISQFELHLRAITGLPLPPPVVNSPSVMINLIGTDLNYDWLKLPLVHLHWYDKEVRPGRKVGHLNLTDSDTDRLSATLEALKPLLPAEYTSGIFWAQAQLA; this is translated from the coding sequence ATGAAACAGGTTTGCGTTCTCGGTAACGGCCAGCTAGGCCGAATGCTGCGTCAGGCCGGCGAGCCGCTGGGCATAGCGGTCTGGCCGGTCGGTCTGGAAGCCGACCCGCAAGCGGTGCCGGTACAGCAAAGCGTGATCACCGCGGAGATTGAACGCTGGCCGGAAACCGCGCTGACCCGCGAGCTGGCGCGTCATGCCGCTTTCGTCAACCGCGACGTTTTCCCGATTATCGCTGACCGACTGACGCAAAAGCAGCTGTTCGATAAACTGGCACTCGCCACCGCGCCGTGGCAGCTTCTGGCAGATAAAAGCGAGTGGCCAGCGGTATTCGCCCGCCTCGGCGAGCTGGCGATCGTTAAGCGTCGCGTCGGCGGCTACGATGGTCGCGGCCAGTGGCGTTTGCGGGAAAATGAAACCGCGCAGCTGCCGGATGATAACTACGGCGAGTGTATCGTCGAGCAGGGGATTAACTTCTCCGGCGAAGTCTCGCTGGTCGGCGCACGCGCTCAGGATGGCACTACGGTCTTCTATCCGCTAACCCGCAATCTGCATCAGGACGGTATTTTACGCGCCAGCGTCGCTTTTCCGCAGGCCAATGCCCGCCAGCAGGCGCAGGCCGAGCAGATGCTGTCGGCAATTATGAGCGAACTTAACTACGTTGGCGTGATGGCGATGGAGTGCTTCGTTACCGCCGATGGATTGCTAATTAATGAACTGGCGCCGCGCGTGCACAACAGCGGCCACTGGACGCAGAACGGCGCGTCAATTAGCCAGTTTGAGCTGCATCTGCGGGCGATTACCGGCCTGCCGCTACCGCCGCCGGTGGTGAACAGCCCGTCGGTGATGATCAACCTTATCGGTACCGATCTCAACTATGACTGGTTGAAGCTGCCGCTGGTGCATCTGCACTGGTACGACAAAGAGGTGCGTCCGGGGCGTAAAGTCGGGCACCTGAACCTGACCGACAGCGATACCGACCGCCTGAGCGCGACGCTGGAAGCGTTGAAGCCGCTGCTGCCGGCGGAATACACCAGCGGTATCTTCTGGGCGCAGGCGCAGCTGGCGTAA
- the purE gene encoding 5-(carboxyamino)imidazole ribonucleotide mutase yields MSSRNNSARIAIVMGSKSDWATMQFTAEILDALNVPYHVEVVSAHRTPDKLFSFAESAEENGFQVIIAGAGGAAHLPGMIAAKTLVPVLGVPVQSAALSGVDSLYSIVQMPRGIPVGTLAIGKAGAANAALLAAQILAQHDAELHQRLSAWRQAQTDEVLDNPDPRGAA; encoded by the coding sequence ATGTCTTCCCGCAATAATTCGGCGCGTATCGCCATCGTGATGGGGTCCAAAAGCGACTGGGCTACCATGCAGTTTACCGCAGAAATCCTTGATGCCCTGAACGTTCCGTACCATGTCGAAGTGGTCTCCGCACACCGTACGCCCGATAAACTGTTCAGCTTCGCCGAGAGCGCGGAAGAGAACGGTTTTCAGGTGATTATTGCCGGTGCTGGCGGCGCGGCGCATCTGCCGGGCATGATTGCGGCGAAAACGCTGGTGCCGGTTTTAGGCGTGCCGGTGCAAAGTGCGGCGCTGAGCGGCGTTGACAGCCTCTACTCCATCGTCCAGATGCCGCGCGGTATCCCGGTTGGTACGCTGGCCATCGGTAAAGCCGGTGCCGCCAACGCCGCCCTGCTGGCGGCGCAGATCCTCGCCCAGCACGATGCGGAACTGCACCAGCGCCTCAGCGCCTGGCGACAGGCGCAAACCGATGAAGTGCTGGATAATCCCGATCCGCGGGGTGCGGCATGA
- the cysS gene encoding cysteine--tRNA ligase: MLKIFNTLTRQKEEFKPIHAGEVGMYVCGITVYDLCHIGHGRTFVSFDVVSRYLRFLGYKLKYVRNITDIDDKIIKRANENGESFVALVDRMIAEMHKDFDALNILRPDMEPRATHHIAEIIEITEQLIAKGHAYVADNGDVMFDVPTDPNYGQLSRQDLDQLQAGARVDVVDVKRNPMDFVLWKMSKEGEPSWPSPWGAGRPGWHIECSAMNCKQLGNHFDIHGGGSDLMFPHHENEIAQSTCAHDGEYVNYWMHSGMVMVDREKMSKSLGNFFTVRDVLKFYDAETIRYFLMSGHYRSQLNYSEENLKQARSALERLYTALRGTDKTAEPAGGEAFEARFIEAMDDDFNTPEAYSVLFDMAREVNRLKGEDAAAANAMAAHMRKLSSVLGLLEQEPDAFLQSGAQADDGEVAEIESLIQQRLDARKAKDWAAADAARDRLNEMGIVLEDGPQGTTWRRK; encoded by the coding sequence ATGTTAAAAATTTTTAATACACTGACGCGCCAAAAAGAAGAGTTTAAACCTATCCATGCCGGGGAAGTTGGCATGTACGTGTGTGGTATTACCGTTTACGACCTCTGTCATATTGGCCATGGCCGTACCTTCGTCTCCTTCGACGTGGTTTCTCGCTACCTGCGTTTTCTCGGCTATAAGCTGAAATACGTGCGCAATATCACCGATATTGACGACAAAATCATCAAACGTGCCAATGAAAACGGTGAAAGCTTTGTTGCGCTGGTGGATCGTATGATTGCCGAGATGCACAAAGATTTCGACGCGCTGAACATTCTGCGCCCGGATATGGAGCCGCGAGCCACTCACCATATTGCGGAAATCATTGAGATTACCGAACAGCTGATCGCCAAAGGCCACGCGTATGTTGCCGACAACGGCGACGTTATGTTTGATGTGCCGACAGACCCTAATTATGGCCAGCTGTCGCGCCAGGATCTCGATCAGCTGCAGGCTGGCGCTCGCGTTGATGTCGTAGACGTGAAGCGTAACCCGATGGACTTTGTGCTGTGGAAGATGTCGAAAGAGGGGGAGCCAAGCTGGCCGTCTCCGTGGGGGGCTGGCCGTCCGGGCTGGCACATTGAGTGTTCAGCCATGAACTGCAAGCAGCTGGGCAACCATTTCGATATTCACGGCGGCGGTTCGGATCTGATGTTCCCGCACCATGAAAACGAAATTGCTCAATCCACCTGTGCCCACGACGGCGAGTACGTGAATTACTGGATGCACTCCGGGATGGTGATGGTTGACCGCGAGAAGATGTCCAAATCGCTGGGCAACTTCTTTACCGTACGCGACGTACTGAAGTTCTATGACGCGGAGACCATTCGCTACTTCCTGATGTCTGGCCACTATCGTAGCCAGCTTAACTACAGCGAAGAGAACCTCAAACAGGCGCGCTCAGCCCTGGAGCGTCTGTACACTGCGCTGCGCGGAACCGATAAGACCGCGGAACCAGCCGGTGGCGAGGCTTTTGAGGCGCGCTTTATTGAAGCGATGGACGATGATTTCAACACCCCGGAAGCTTACTCGGTGCTGTTCGATATGGCCCGCGAGGTTAACCGCCTGAAGGGCGAAGACGCTGCGGCAGCCAACGCGATGGCGGCGCATATGCGTAAGCTCTCATCGGTACTGGGCCTGCTGGAGCAGGAGCCGGACGCTTTCCTGCAAAGCGGCGCGCAGGCGGACGACGGAGAAGTGGCTGAAATCGAGTCCTTGATCCAGCAGCGTCTGGACGCGCGTAAAGCGAAAGACTGGGCGGCGGCGGATGCCGCGCGTGACCGTCTCAACGAGATGGGCATCGTGCTGGAAGATGGCCCGCAGGGTACCACCTGGCGCCGGAAGTAA
- a CDS encoding metal-dependent hydrolase → MPTIITHAAVPLCLGAGLGLRIIPPRLLLTGVALAMLPDADVLSFKLGVAYGNVFGHRGFTHSLLFAFIIPLLCVLLAGRWFRVGLVRSWLFLTTSLLSHSLLDSITTGGKGVGWLWPWLDERFFAPWQMIKVAPFALSRYATPYGYQVIISELQWVWLPGVVMGLCLWIYRSTVQNTKD, encoded by the coding sequence ATGCCAACTATCATTACCCACGCCGCCGTGCCTTTATGCCTTGGTGCCGGACTGGGGCTTCGTATTATCCCACCGCGTCTGTTATTGACAGGCGTCGCGCTTGCCATGTTGCCGGACGCAGACGTGCTCTCTTTTAAGCTCGGCGTCGCCTACGGTAACGTCTTTGGTCATCGTGGTTTTACCCATTCACTGCTGTTTGCGTTTATTATCCCGCTGCTTTGCGTATTATTGGCGGGACGATGGTTTCGCGTCGGGCTGGTACGCAGCTGGCTATTTCTGACAACCTCTCTGCTGTCGCATAGCCTGCTGGACTCGATTACCACCGGCGGGAAAGGCGTAGGCTGGCTGTGGCCGTGGCTGGACGAGCGCTTCTTTGCGCCCTGGCAGATGATTAAAGTCGCCCCCTTTGCTTTATCGCGATACGCAACGCCATACGGCTATCAGGTCATTATTTCGGAGCTACAGTGGGTCTGGCTGCCAGGAGTCGTAATGGGTCTATGCCTCTGGATCTACAGAAGCACTGTACAGAATACAAAGGATTGA
- a CDS encoding STM0539 family protein produces the protein MRRFILTATLALFTFSPISYGDELSASGWYAASSAAVSIGSSALVSGIILSPVLLPVSLVMTSVEKDKKKNTALLKAQDAGKKEVQLKLPLKAAEDGNLKAGDKITLEKAPEGTGAYLKKEGKVLAHMVNQEDSALSSNQPLSAK, from the coding sequence ATGCGTAGATTTATACTTACCGCCACGCTGGCGCTGTTCACATTTTCTCCCATCTCTTATGGCGACGAATTATCCGCCAGCGGCTGGTATGCCGCCTCTTCTGCGGCCGTCAGTATCGGCAGCTCTGCGCTGGTCAGCGGGATTATCCTCTCCCCTGTGCTTCTCCCGGTTTCACTGGTTATGACTTCAGTCGAAAAAGATAAAAAGAAGAACACGGCGTTGCTGAAGGCGCAGGATGCCGGCAAAAAAGAGGTGCAGCTGAAGCTCCCGCTAAAAGCCGCTGAAGATGGCAATCTCAAAGCGGGCGATAAAATCACCCTCGAAAAAGCACCTGAGGGAACGGGAGCTTATCTCAAAAAAGAGGGAAAAGTTCTGGCCCATATGGTTAATCAGGAGGATTCCGCCCTCTCCAGCAACCAGCCTTTATCGGCAAAATGA
- the lpxH gene encoding UDP-2,3-diacylglucosamine diphosphatase, with translation MATLFIADLHLQTEEPAITAGFLRFLQGEARKADALYILGDLFEAWIGDDDPNPLHQQIAAALKALAESGVPCYFIHGNRDFLVGKRFARESAMTLLPEEKLLDLYGRKVLIMHGDTLCTDDAGYLAFRAKVHTPWIQRLFLALPLFIRRRIAAKMRADSKAANSSKSMEIMDVNPQAVVDVMEKHRVQWLIHGHTHRPAVHQLEANGKTAYRVVLGAWHSEGSMVKVTPEEVELIHFPF, from the coding sequence GTGGCGACACTTTTTATTGCAGATTTACATCTGCAAACGGAAGAACCGGCGATTACCGCCGGTTTTCTGCGTTTTTTACAGGGTGAAGCCCGCAAGGCGGACGCCCTGTATATCCTCGGCGATCTGTTTGAAGCCTGGATTGGTGATGACGATCCGAACCCGCTGCATCAGCAAATTGCCGCTGCGCTCAAAGCATTAGCCGAATCCGGCGTCCCCTGCTACTTCATCCACGGTAACCGCGATTTTCTCGTCGGTAAGCGCTTTGCCCGCGAAAGCGCGATGACCCTGCTGCCGGAAGAAAAACTTCTCGACCTTTACGGACGCAAGGTGCTGATTATGCACGGCGATACCCTTTGCACCGACGACGCGGGTTACCTGGCGTTTCGCGCGAAGGTTCACACCCCCTGGATCCAGCGCCTGTTTCTGGCCCTGCCGCTGTTTATCCGCCGCCGTATCGCCGCCAAAATGCGTGCCGACAGTAAAGCCGCTAACAGCAGTAAATCGATGGAAATTATGGATGTGAATCCTCAGGCGGTAGTTGACGTCATGGAGAAGCATCGCGTCCAGTGGTTGATTCACGGACACACTCACCGTCCTGCCGTTCATCAACTGGAAGCTAACGGCAAAACCGCTTATCGCGTGGTTCTCGGCGCATGGCATAGCGAAGGCTCCATGGTCAAAGTCACGCCGGAAGAGGTGGAGCTGATTCATTTTCCTTTCTGA
- a CDS encoding DUF2145 domain-containing protein, with protein MKRLILALWLSVVSLSAKANSTDCTIDAPSPETISATMHQAQQLRQVLNSQPESVVVLVRQGQDMSSRNLTWSHAGYAMHQPDDSWRVYHNLNTCGSAESSLYVQGLYEFLADDLKSPQIVILRPRAGLVAALQALLNSPIKLNLFHSPRYNLIAWPFSGPYQNSNGWLLEVFARANDGNIWSRDDARRWLELQDYQPSVVSASAIERLGAKLFAPNVFTDDQPKNLLREGKVGLNSGDSVIRFLARYSRAISECDHLNLGDAVCVWQP; from the coding sequence ATGAAACGATTAATACTCGCCTTATGGCTCAGCGTCGTTTCACTGAGCGCTAAAGCTAATAGCACGGACTGCACCATCGATGCCCCCTCGCCAGAAACTATCTCGGCGACGATGCATCAGGCACAGCAGCTCAGGCAGGTATTGAACAGCCAACCAGAATCCGTCGTCGTTCTCGTGCGCCAGGGCCAGGATATGTCCAGCAGAAACTTAACCTGGTCACACGCCGGTTATGCCATGCACCAGCCGGATGATAGCTGGCGGGTTTATCATAATTTAAACACCTGCGGCAGCGCCGAATCATCGCTTTATGTGCAGGGTTTGTATGAATTTCTGGCGGACGATCTGAAAAGCCCGCAGATTGTGATTCTGCGCCCGCGAGCGGGGCTTGTCGCGGCGCTACAGGCGCTTTTAAACAGCCCCATTAAGCTTAATCTGTTCCATAGCCCCCGCTACAATCTGATCGCGTGGCCCTTTTCCGGCCCCTATCAGAACTCAAACGGCTGGCTGCTGGAGGTTTTCGCCCGCGCCAACGATGGCAATATCTGGTCGCGTGACGACGCCCGCCGCTGGCTTGAACTTCAGGATTATCAACCTTCTGTCGTCAGCGCCAGCGCTATCGAACGATTAGGGGCGAAACTGTTTGCTCCCAACGTTTTCACCGACGATCAGCCAAAAAATCTGTTACGAGAGGGCAAGGTTGGGCTCAACAGCGGGGACAGCGTGATTCGTTTTCTTGCCCGCTACAGTCGGGCAATATCCGAGTGTGATCATTTGAATTTAGGTGATGCCGTTTGCGTCTGGCAGCCATAA
- the ppiB gene encoding peptidylprolyl isomerase B — protein sequence MVTFHTNHGDIVIKTFDDKAPETVKNFLDYCREGFYNNTIFHRVINGFMIQGGGFEPGMNQKTTKSPIQNEANNGLKNTRGTLAMARTQAPHSATAQFFINVADNDFLNFSGESLQGWGYCVFAEVVEGMDVVDKIKAVSTGRSGMHQDVPKEDVVIKSVTVSE from the coding sequence ATGGTTACTTTCCACACCAATCATGGCGATATCGTAATCAAGACGTTTGACGACAAAGCGCCGGAAACAGTTAAAAACTTCCTGGACTACTGTCGTGAAGGCTTCTACAACAACACTATTTTCCACCGTGTTATCAACGGCTTTATGATACAGGGCGGCGGTTTTGAACCGGGCATGAATCAGAAAACCACCAAGTCGCCAATTCAGAACGAAGCAAACAACGGTCTGAAAAACACCCGCGGTACCCTGGCGATGGCCCGTACTCAGGCGCCTCACTCCGCCACCGCACAGTTCTTCATCAACGTCGCCGATAACGACTTCCTCAACTTTTCCGGCGAAAGCCTGCAGGGTTGGGGCTACTGCGTATTCGCAGAAGTCGTAGAAGGTATGGACGTGGTTGATAAAATTAAAGCGGTATCCACCGGCCGCAGCGGCATGCACCAGGATGTGCCGAAAGAAGATGTTGTGATCAAAAGCGTCACCGTCAGCGAATAA
- a CDS encoding carbamate kinase — MKTLVVALGGNALLQRGEALTVENQYRNIDSAVPALARLAQKYRLAIVHGNGPQVGLLALQNLAYGDVEPYPLDVLVAESQGMIGYMLAQRLAQESQMPPVSTVMTRIAVASNDPAFSSPEKFIGPVYDPELQVQLEAEYGWTMKRDGKYLRRVVPSPAPVRIEESESIERLLGEGHAVICCGGGGIPVLECGRGAEAVIDKDLAAALLAEQIDADGLVILTDADAVYEHWGTPMQRPIREATPEELAPFARDDGAMGPKIAAVSGYVRRRGKRAWIGALSRIDDTLAGLAGTCIKP, encoded by the coding sequence ATGAAAACGCTGGTTGTTGCCCTTGGCGGCAACGCTTTATTGCAGCGCGGGGAAGCGCTGACCGTAGAAAATCAGTACCGCAATATCGATAGCGCGGTTCCCGCGCTGGCGCGTCTGGCGCAGAAGTATCGGTTGGCCATTGTGCACGGCAACGGGCCGCAGGTGGGGCTGCTGGCGCTGCAAAATCTGGCCTACGGCGACGTTGAACCTTATCCGCTGGACGTGCTGGTGGCGGAGAGCCAGGGCATGATTGGCTATATGCTGGCCCAGCGTCTGGCGCAGGAGTCACAGATGCCGCCGGTATCGACGGTGATGACGCGCATTGCGGTGGCGTCGAACGACCCGGCTTTTTCATCCCCGGAGAAGTTTATTGGCCCGGTTTACGATCCGGAGCTACAGGTACAGCTGGAGGCGGAGTACGGCTGGACGATGAAGCGCGATGGCAAGTACCTGCGCCGGGTGGTTCCCTCGCCGGCGCCGGTAAGGATTGAAGAGAGCGAGTCGATTGAGCGCTTGCTGGGCGAGGGGCACGCGGTGATATGCTGCGGTGGCGGCGGGATCCCAGTGCTGGAATGCGGGCGCGGCGCGGAGGCGGTGATTGATAAAGACCTCGCCGCCGCGTTGCTGGCTGAGCAGATTGATGCCGATGGTCTGGTGATCCTGACCGACGCGGATGCGGTATATGAACATTGGGGTACCCCGATGCAGCGACCGATCCGCGAAGCGACGCCGGAAGAGCTGGCGCCTTTTGCCCGTGACGACGGCGCGATGGGACCGAAAATCGCGGCGGTAAGCGGTTACGTGCGCCGCCGGGGCAAGCGAGCATGGATTGGCGCACTGTCGCGCATCGATGATACCCTCGCCGGGCTGGCGGGAACCTGCATTAAGCCCTGA
- the ybcJ gene encoding ribosome-associated protein YbcJ: protein MANFSLGKHPHVELCDLLKLEGWSESGAQAKLAIADGLVKVDGAVETRKRCKIVAGQTVSFEGQSVTVTE, encoded by the coding sequence ATGGCGAATTTTTCTTTAGGCAAACATCCGCACGTTGAACTGTGTGACCTGCTGAAGCTGGAAGGCTGGAGCGAAAGCGGCGCGCAGGCGAAACTCGCCATTGCCGATGGTCTGGTCAAAGTCGACGGCGCGGTAGAAACCCGCAAACGCTGTAAAATCGTCGCTGGTCAAACGGTCAGCTTCGAAGGTCAGAGCGTTACTGTTACCGAGTAA
- a CDS encoding DUF2877 domain-containing protein: METIHPLIGSIDAPDHRQPWRTGGLWQRTINLYVEGGALLTLHHRGQGISPGGWVLRHRDFIRLHAALRAGALPRARDNGIQIGDLLLSPPCRRCSLRLRYQPDGAYLPIALVNRPEETGLFGPLSQAIELPQHSELRQLRHCFASALAGSAVDWRLWLGKGPGLTPSLDDMLIGMMLAAWCAGQMSRHGGQTFFRASGDLHAATTQVSVNYLRYASEGRFASPLMHFVQALQTRRRIEPAVDALLAMGHTSGADTLLGFWLAQHLI, translated from the coding sequence ATGGAGACGATTCATCCGCTGATAGGCAGCATTGATGCGCCGGATCATCGCCAACCCTGGCGAACCGGCGGCCTCTGGCAGCGCACTATCAATCTCTATGTTGAAGGCGGCGCGCTGCTGACGCTTCATCATCGGGGGCAGGGGATTAGCCCCGGCGGATGGGTATTACGCCATCGCGATTTTATCCGCTTACATGCGGCGCTGCGGGCGGGGGCTTTACCGCGAGCGCGCGATAACGGTATTCAGATCGGTGACCTGTTGCTGTCGCCACCGTGCCGGCGCTGCTCCCTGCGGCTGCGTTATCAGCCTGATGGCGCTTATCTGCCGATAGCGCTGGTGAATCGCCCAGAGGAGACCGGGCTATTCGGGCCGCTGTCGCAGGCTATCGAGCTGCCACAGCATTCCGAGCTGCGGCAGCTTCGCCACTGTTTTGCCTCCGCGCTGGCCGGCAGCGCTGTCGACTGGCGGCTGTGGCTGGGTAAGGGGCCGGGCCTGACGCCGAGCCTGGACGACATGCTGATCGGCATGATGCTGGCGGCGTGGTGTGCGGGGCAAATGTCCCGCCACGGCGGGCAAACTTTCTTTCGCGCTTCCGGCGATCTGCACGCCGCCACGACGCAGGTGAGCGTCAACTATCTACGCTATGCCAGCGAGGGGCGCTTCGCCTCGCCGCTTATGCATTTTGTTCAGGCGCTTCAAACCAGGCGACGTATTGAACCCGCCGTTGATGCTTTGCTGGCGATGGGGCACACCTCCGGCGCCGACACGCTTCTGGGATTCTGGTTGGCGCAACATCTTATTTAA